The Lactuca sativa cultivar Salinas chromosome 2, Lsat_Salinas_v11, whole genome shotgun sequence genome includes a window with the following:
- the LOC111909020 gene encoding VQ motif-containing protein 20 has product MGLSQFHAKEEQHDGGAYDQTPLKINKDSNFITRLPPSSSTTSSTTTSDGLTNKPQQQQPQPPPRRPVIIYTHSPKVIHTHPRDFMALVQKLTGYTPPPEDTQQTQDRRHHRGQGNTEDNESTSVVTEEHGSSVNDIPQVNSCFVDGGVGVGVTAPPYRAAGFDPYFNPTPVFSANPTDFFCGSTHQLPFYNPDSLFLNRNSLSSSSSSLRVLKEYPDI; this is encoded by the coding sequence ATGGGCCTATCGCAATTCCATGCAAAGGAAGAACAACATGATGGTGGCGCGTACGATCAAACGCCACTCAAGATCAACAAAGACTCCAATTTCATCACCCGTCTTCCTCCGTCCTCCTCCACCACATCATCCACCACCACCTCCGACGGCTTAACAAACAaaccccaacaacaacaaccacaaccaccaccacgaCGACCCGTCATCATATACACGCATTCTCCCAAAGTGATCCATACGCACCCTCGAGATTTCATGGCATTGGTTCAAAAACTCACCGGATACACCCCACCACCGGAGGACACACAACAGACACAAGATCGGAGACACCACCGAGGCCAAGGGAACACGGAGGATAATGAGTCAACCTCTGTTGTGACGGAGGAACATGGCAGTAGCGTGAATGATATACCTCAGGTGAATTCTTGTTTTGTTGATGGTGGGGTTGGGGTCGGGGTTACAGCACCACCTTACAGGGCGGCGGGATTTGATCCTTACTTTAATCCTACGCCTGTTTTTTCGGCCAACCCAACGGATTTCTTCTGTGGATCGACTCATCAGCTTCCATTTTACAATCCCGACTCGTTATTTTTGAATCGGAATTCCTtatcgtcttcatcttcatcattgcGTGTTCTCAAAGAATATCCAGATATTTGA